The following are encoded in a window of Gramella sp. MT6 genomic DNA:
- a CDS encoding LuxR C-terminal-related transcriptional regulator, with amino-acid sequence MMEKKQLLIVSRNQDFVNKLIEHLSVSYEVTSEKSIHVAYNIALSLLPDIIFFDKVSYNKASDFRNLKNFKSTHFLTKSFLMVRLKDKEKGALTKRYKSIIDEYIPEKMSVELIASNILKNNKSKSFNYWHDCFMGLFNLMTQPIVLLQQNNIIAMNDSFKKTFRLENTDGLRLTDFVNVENKAKVKTSLRNFARGKHMKAVTTTSLLINNDKLRNAKISFSKLSRNITDQFIMMIDFSGDEHAMDESIGSHADQVEKCFKENSELAEFSFTKREKEIISLLCKGYKTKEISDALFISPKTIEKHRSNIIKRTNSETILESIIYAINHNLVDLPKS; translated from the coding sequence ATGATGGAAAAAAAACAACTACTCATTGTTAGCAGGAATCAGGATTTTGTAAATAAGTTAATTGAGCATCTAAGCGTAAGCTATGAGGTCACTTCAGAGAAATCTATACATGTAGCCTATAATATCGCGCTTTCTCTTTTACCCGATATTATTTTCTTTGATAAAGTGTCTTACAATAAAGCTTCAGATTTTCGGAATCTAAAGAATTTTAAATCCACCCATTTCCTGACAAAAAGTTTCCTGATGGTTCGTCTCAAAGATAAAGAGAAGGGTGCCTTAACTAAAAGGTATAAATCTATCATAGATGAATACATACCCGAAAAGATGAGCGTAGAGCTAATCGCTTCTAACATTCTCAAGAACAATAAGTCGAAAAGTTTTAATTACTGGCATGATTGCTTTATGGGACTTTTCAATCTTATGACTCAGCCTATCGTTCTATTACAACAGAATAATATTATCGCGATGAACGATTCCTTTAAAAAAACCTTTCGTTTAGAAAATACTGATGGTCTAAGACTCACTGATTTCGTGAACGTTGAAAATAAAGCAAAAGTTAAAACCAGCCTTAGAAATTTTGCCAGAGGCAAGCATATGAAGGCGGTGACTACCACATCTCTCCTTATTAATAATGACAAGCTAAGAAATGCCAAGATCAGTTTCTCCAAACTTAGCCGCAATATCACAGACCAATTTATAATGATGATCGATTTTTCTGGAGATGAGCACGCAATGGATGAGAGTATAGGAAGTCACGCAGATCAGGTGGAAAAATGTTTTAAGGAGAATAGTGAGTTGGCAGAATTCAGTTTTACTAAACGAGAGAAGGAGATCATCTCCTTATTATGTAAAGGTTATAAAACGAAAGAGATTTCAGATGCTTTATTCATTTCACCTAAAACTATAGAAAAGCATAGATCTAATATTATTAAGAGAACTAATTCAGAAACTATTTTGGAGAGTATAATCTACGCAATTAACCATAATTTAGTGGATCTCCCGAAATCCTAG